A section of the Telopea speciosissima isolate NSW1024214 ecotype Mountain lineage chromosome 3, Tspe_v1, whole genome shotgun sequence genome encodes:
- the LOC122656366 gene encoding 40S ribosomal protein S15a-5-like yields MGRRILNDALRTIVNAEKRGKATANLQPISGVMASFLKIMKDRGYIKDFQVSDPHRVGKITVELHGRIKDCRALTYRQDIKTKDIEDYRIRMLPTHQWGYVVITTPSGILDHEEAIRQNAGGQVLGYFY; encoded by the exons atGGGGAGGAGAATACTGAACGATGCATTGAGAACAATTGTAAATGCGGAGAAAAGAGGCAAAGCAACAGCAAACCTGCAGCCTATCTCCGGCGTTATGGCTTCCTTTCTCAAGATCATGAAAGATCGAG GTTATATAAAAGATTTTCAGGTATCTGACCCACACAGAGTAGGAAAGATAACTGTTGAACTCCATGGCAGGATAAAGGACTGTCGAGCACTCACTTATAGGCAAGATATCAAAACCAAAGACATTGAAGACTACAGAATACGTATGCTTCCAACTCATCAG TGGGGTTATGTCGTGATTACAACTCCCAGTGGTATTTTGGATCATGAGGAGGCCATTAGACAAAATGCTGGAGGTCAGGTTCTGGGTTATTTTTATTAA